A genomic segment from Nicotiana tabacum cultivar K326 chromosome 9, ASM71507v2, whole genome shotgun sequence encodes:
- the LOC107788280 gene encoding hexokinase-3-like, giving the protein MGRLAVGISAGFAVAACIVAAAMVGKRVKRRRKWKKMVKVLEELEESCGTPVGRLKQVVDAMAVEMHAGLASEGGSKLKMLLTYVDKLPNGREKGTYYALHLGGTNFRVLRVHLGGQRSAILGQDIERQPIPQHLMTSTSEDLLDFVASSLKDFIEKEGNGLEQPSPRRRELGFTFSFPVKQTSASSGILIKWTKGFSIEDMIGRDVSECLQQAIARKGQDVRVAALINDTVGTLALGHYNDEDTVAAVVIGTGTNACYLERADAIIKCQGLLTTSGGMVVNMEWGNFWSSHLPRTSYDIDLDVASPNPNDQGFEKMISGLYLGDIVRRVLLRMSQESDDFGPASSKLAVPFALRTPLMAAMHEDDSPDLSEVARILGEVLELPDVPVKVRKLVVKVCDVITRRAARLAAAGIVGILKKIGRDGSGGIAGGKFRSDRPSRMRRTVVAIEGGLYTSYTLFREYLNEAMKEILGEEISSNVILRVMEDGSGIGAALLAAANSASEVDRVQLH; this is encoded by the exons ATGGGGAGGTTAGCGGTGGGGATATCGGCGGGGTTTGCGGTGGCGGCGTGTATTGTGGCGGCAGCTATGGTGGGTAAGAGGGTAAAAAGGAGGAGGAAGTGGAAGAAGATGGTGAAGGTTCTAGAAGAACTGGAAGAGTCGTGTGGTACACCCGTGGGTAGGCTAAAGCAAGTAGTGGATGCTATGGCTGTTGAAATGCACGCTGGACTTGCCTCTGAAGGCGGGAGTAAACTCAAGATGTTGCTTACTTATGTTGATAAGCTCCCAAATGG GAGGGAAAAGGGAACATATTATGCTCTGCACCTTGGTGGTACGAATTTTAGAGTCTTGAGAGTCCACTTAGGAGGCCAAAGGTCTGCTATTCTTGGACAAGATATAGAACGACAACCCATTCCGCAACATCTAATGACTAGCACAAGCGAG GATCTCCTTGATTTCGTTGCGTCATCATTAAAGGACTTCATTGAAAAGGAAGGTAATGGCTTGGAGCAGCCTTCACCCAGGAGGAGAGAACTTGGCTTTACATTTTCATTTCCTGTGAAGCAAACTTCCGCCTCATCTGGCATTTTGATCAAATGGACAAAGGGATTTTCGATTGAAGACATG ATTGGAAGAGATGTTTCTGAATGTCTACAACAAGCAATTGCTAGAAAAGGTCAAGATGTGCGGGTGGCAGCATTG ATAAATGACACTGTGGGAACTCTAGCTCTTGGACATTATAATGATGAAGACACAGTTGCCGCGGTTGTAATTGGGACCGGCACTAACGCATGCTATTTGGAGCGGGCAGATGCAATTATTAAGTGCCAAGGTCTTTTAACAACATCAGGAGGCATG GTAGTCAATATGGAATGGGGAAACTTTTGGTCATCTCATTTACCTAGAACCTCATATGATATTGACTTGGATGTTGCTAGCCCAAACCCAAATGATCAG GGTTTTGAGAAAATGATATCAGGACTGTATTTGGGAGACATTGTCAGGAGAGTACTCCTTAGAATGTCACAGGAATCAGATGATTTTGGACCTGCATCATCAAAATTAGCAGTTCCTTTCGCCTTGAG GACACCGTTGATGGCTGCTATGCACGAGGATGATTCACCTGACTTAAGTGAAGTAGCCAGGATTCTGGGAGAAGTTCTAGAG TTACCTGATGTCCCAGTGAAAGTTCGGAAGCTTGTAGTGAAGGTATGTGATGTAATTACTCGAAGGGCTGCTAGATTAGCAGCTGCTGGTATCGTGGGAATATTGAAGAAGATAGGTCGAGATGGAAGTGGAGGCATAGCTGGTGGAAAATTCAGGAGCGATAGACCAAGTCGGATGAGAAGAACGGTTGTGGCTATCGAGGGTGGTTTATACACAAGTTACACCTTATTCAGAGAATACCTGAATGAAGCGATGAAGGAAATTTTAGGGGAAGAAATTTCCTCGAACGTCATTCTTAGGGTCATGGAAGATGGATCAGGGATTGGAGCAGCTCTTCTTGCTGCTGCAAATTCAGCCTCTGAAGTGGATAGGGTACAGCTGCACTGA
- the LOC107788280 gene encoding hexokinase-3-like isoform X1, whose amino-acid sequence MGRLAVGISAGFAVAACIVAAAMVGKRVKRRRKWKKMVKVLEELEESCGTPVGRLKQVVDAMAVEMHAGLASEGGSKLKMLLTYVDKLPNGREKGTYYALHLGGTNFRVLRVHLGGQRSAILGQDIERQPIPQHLMTSTSEDLLDFVASSLKDFIEKEGNGLEQPSPRRRELGFTFSFPVKQTSASSGILIKWTKGFSIEDMIGRDVSECLQQAIARKGQDVRVAALINDTVGTLALGHYNDEDTVAAVVIGTGTNACYLERADAIIKCQGLLTTSGGMVYMLFHIFVKCQGLLTTSGGMVVNMEWGNFWSSHLPRTSYDIDLDVASPNPNDQGFEKMISGLYLGDIVRRVLLRMSQESDDFGPASSKLAVPFALRTPLMAAMHEDDSPDLSEVARILGEVLELPDVPVKVRKLVVKVCDVITRRAARLAAAGIVGILKKIGRDGSGGIAGGKFRSDRPSRMRRTVVAIEGGLYTSYTLFREYLNEAMKEILGEEISSNVILRVMEDGSGIGAALLAAANSASEVDRVQLH is encoded by the exons ATGGGGAGGTTAGCGGTGGGGATATCGGCGGGGTTTGCGGTGGCGGCGTGTATTGTGGCGGCAGCTATGGTGGGTAAGAGGGTAAAAAGGAGGAGGAAGTGGAAGAAGATGGTGAAGGTTCTAGAAGAACTGGAAGAGTCGTGTGGTACACCCGTGGGTAGGCTAAAGCAAGTAGTGGATGCTATGGCTGTTGAAATGCACGCTGGACTTGCCTCTGAAGGCGGGAGTAAACTCAAGATGTTGCTTACTTATGTTGATAAGCTCCCAAATGG GAGGGAAAAGGGAACATATTATGCTCTGCACCTTGGTGGTACGAATTTTAGAGTCTTGAGAGTCCACTTAGGAGGCCAAAGGTCTGCTATTCTTGGACAAGATATAGAACGACAACCCATTCCGCAACATCTAATGACTAGCACAAGCGAG GATCTCCTTGATTTCGTTGCGTCATCATTAAAGGACTTCATTGAAAAGGAAGGTAATGGCTTGGAGCAGCCTTCACCCAGGAGGAGAGAACTTGGCTTTACATTTTCATTTCCTGTGAAGCAAACTTCCGCCTCATCTGGCATTTTGATCAAATGGACAAAGGGATTTTCGATTGAAGACATG ATTGGAAGAGATGTTTCTGAATGTCTACAACAAGCAATTGCTAGAAAAGGTCAAGATGTGCGGGTGGCAGCATTG ATAAATGACACTGTGGGAACTCTAGCTCTTGGACATTATAATGATGAAGACACAGTTGCCGCGGTTGTAATTGGGACCGGCACTAACGCATGCTATTTGGAGCGGGCAGATGCAATTATTAAGTGCCAAGGTCTTTTAACAACATCAGGAGGCATGGTATATatgctttttcatatttttgttaagTGCCAAGGTCTTTTAACAACATCAGGAGGCATG GTAGTCAATATGGAATGGGGAAACTTTTGGTCATCTCATTTACCTAGAACCTCATATGATATTGACTTGGATGTTGCTAGCCCAAACCCAAATGATCAG GGTTTTGAGAAAATGATATCAGGACTGTATTTGGGAGACATTGTCAGGAGAGTACTCCTTAGAATGTCACAGGAATCAGATGATTTTGGACCTGCATCATCAAAATTAGCAGTTCCTTTCGCCTTGAG GACACCGTTGATGGCTGCTATGCACGAGGATGATTCACCTGACTTAAGTGAAGTAGCCAGGATTCTGGGAGAAGTTCTAGAG TTACCTGATGTCCCAGTGAAAGTTCGGAAGCTTGTAGTGAAGGTATGTGATGTAATTACTCGAAGGGCTGCTAGATTAGCAGCTGCTGGTATCGTGGGAATATTGAAGAAGATAGGTCGAGATGGAAGTGGAGGCATAGCTGGTGGAAAATTCAGGAGCGATAGACCAAGTCGGATGAGAAGAACGGTTGTGGCTATCGAGGGTGGTTTATACACAAGTTACACCTTATTCAGAGAATACCTGAATGAAGCGATGAAGGAAATTTTAGGGGAAGAAATTTCCTCGAACGTCATTCTTAGGGTCATGGAAGATGGATCAGGGATTGGAGCAGCTCTTCTTGCTGCTGCAAATTCAGCCTCTGAAGTGGATAGGGTACAGCTGCACTGA